The following proteins are co-located in the Pseudomonas fluorescens genome:
- the flgB gene encoding flagellar basal body rod protein FlgB yields the protein MSISFDKALGIHEQALGFRAQRAEVLANNIANADTPNYKARDLDFSAVLAAQQDKTKNGTFALNMTNSRHIEAQGLGSGDESLLYRTPMQPSIDQNTVDAQLEQSAYAENSVNFQASFTLLNSKFKGLMSALRGE from the coding sequence ATGAGCATCAGCTTCGATAAAGCGCTCGGTATCCACGAACAAGCCCTGGGCTTCCGCGCCCAGCGTGCTGAAGTCCTGGCCAACAACATTGCCAACGCCGATACCCCGAACTACAAGGCTCGGGACCTGGACTTCTCCGCTGTGCTCGCGGCGCAGCAGGACAAGACCAAGAACGGCACCTTTGCCTTGAACATGACCAACAGCCGTCATATTGAAGCGCAAGGCCTGGGCAGTGGTGACGAGTCGCTGCTGTATCGCACGCCGATGCAACCATCGATCGATCAGAACACCGTGGATGCCCAACTTGAGCAATCGGCCTACGCCGAGAACTCGGTGAACTTCCAGGCCAGCTTCACCCTGCTCAACAGCAAATTCAAAGGGCTGATGTCAGCCCTGCGTGGAGAATAA
- a CDS encoding carbohydrate binding domain-containing protein encodes MLTIPTLGFKLQDTAQPIPNLNTNLLVGNYAELTSAIPVLRADFINVNMSSSITGGVYNQSFEVGADAPSLNISIPRVFVEANIGNYVQLLLRISRNRVISSAPTATVSINKGPVVVPPTPTTVWDFSDGTFQGWVPQGPYVGGLLRISNGSVVADIPNSQATSAHIISRAVPVIAGRTYDCSFEVIGGMATSDGSTLYMTINGSRIGTDVQNITSAQRQTGTGTFTAPLTGDVRLGIFNAKVPNGIHRLSLGNIRMTARP; translated from the coding sequence ATGCTGACCATCCCGACCCTCGGCTTCAAGTTACAAGACACAGCCCAGCCGATCCCGAACCTGAACACCAACCTGCTGGTGGGTAACTACGCAGAATTGACCTCCGCTATTCCCGTGCTGCGAGCCGATTTCATCAATGTAAACATGAGCAGCAGCATCACCGGCGGCGTGTACAACCAAAGCTTTGAGGTAGGGGCAGATGCGCCCTCTCTCAACATTTCGATACCCCGGGTGTTTGTTGAAGCCAACATAGGCAACTACGTACAACTACTGTTGCGCATCAGCCGTAACAGGGTCATTTCTTCCGCGCCGACCGCGACGGTGAGCATTAATAAAGGCCCCGTCGTCGTCCCCCCCACCCCAACCACCGTATGGGATTTCAGCGATGGCACTTTCCAAGGCTGGGTACCTCAGGGGCCTTACGTCGGCGGTTTGCTGCGTATTAGCAATGGCAGCGTGGTGGCCGACATCCCCAACAGCCAAGCAACCAGTGCCCACATCATTTCCCGCGCAGTGCCGGTGATTGCAGGGCGCACGTACGATTGCAGCTTCGAGGTCATTGGCGGTATGGCCACCAGTGACGGCTCGACCCTGTACATGACGATAAATGGCAGCCGGATCGGCACCGACGTACAGAACATTACCAGCGCACAGCGGCAAACCGGGACAGGGACATTCACGGCGCCCCTGACGGGCGACGTCCGTCTAGGCATTTTCAATGCGAAGGTACCCAACGGGATTCATCGTCTTTCCCTGGGCAATATCCGAATGACCGCCAGGCCCTGA